The genome window CATTTCGTCGATAAAGTAGATAATCAAATTGACTGTTAAGGCATATTACCCTACAACGTTAATGAATATCTGACAATGCTGCAAAACCTTCGTAAAAGAAGACAATTATTCCCTTCACAAATTGAACAATTTTGAACGATCCCCCTCTCCTTGAAGCCGTATAGTTTTTATAATTAATGTAGTATGCCTAACCAATTCACAGAGGCTTTATGATGTTAGGTATCAGAATACACGGCAGGGGCGGCCAGGGGGCTGTAACAGCATCAAGACTGCTGGCTGACGCATCCTACAGGGACGGCAAGTTTTCCCAGGCGATCCCAATGTACGGCACCGAGAGACGGGGAGCCCCCCTAGTCGCCTTCGTTAGGATCGATGACATCCGAGTAAGGGAGCGTGAACTGGTCCACGAACCTGATATTGTAATTGTTCTTGACCCTCTGCTGAGCAAAGAGCAGAGCGTGGCATCTGGGATTAAGAAAGGCGGACTCCTTATCGTTAACTCCCATCTGCCTCCGGAGAAGGTACCGATAGCCGGAGACATCAGAATCGCCTCGGTTGATGCTACGAAGATCGCACTTGAGACCTTGAAACGCCCCATAACAAATACTGCGATTCTGGGTGCCTTCAGTAAGGTTGTCGGTTTCCCCTCTATGGAATCTATAGAGACGTCTATCCACAACCAGTTTCCTGGGAGGATCGGGGAGATGAACATCGTAGCCATCCGCCAGTCATATTCTGAGGCTAGTCTTCCTGTGCAGGCTACTCATAAGGAAGCAGAACTTGATGCGCCTGAGGTCGGAGTCCCCGGTTATGGGGTTCTTAAAGACGTCTCTTCATGGAGGGTCTTTACCCCCATTATCGATCTAGACCAATGTACAGGGTGTAAGGCATGCTGGCTCTTCTGCCCTGAGACCGCTATAAAATGGGAGAACCTCCTACCGGAGATCGAGTACCGTAAGTGTAAAGGCTGTGGAATCTGCGTTGAGGAGTGCAACGTTAAGTGCATTTCGTTCGAGAGGGTCCTTGTATAGGAGGCGATGAAATGTCATTTGAAGTAATGGTTGGAAACAAAGCCACCGCCACTGCGGTGAAGCTAGCAAGGGTCAATGTTGCATCCGCGTTCCCTGTCACACCCCAAACCACCATTACCGAGTATCTTTCAGACATGATTGCAAACGGGGAGCTGGATGCAGAGTTAGTCAACGTTGAGGGGGAGCTCAGCTCTCACGTCGTTGTCCAAGCCGCATCTAGGGTCGGAGCCCGCACCTTCGTTTGTACCTCTGGCCCAGGGCAGCTATATATGCATCACCCGATGCACCAGACCTCATCAGATAGACTCCCGGTAGTCATGGCCACAGTTCACAGGGGAAACAAGAGCATGCAGCCAGATCATACTGACCTCATGTCCCAACTTTGGACGGGGTGGATACAGCTTTACGTGGAGCACAACCAGGAAGCTTTGGACACCTGTCTTATGGCCTACAAGATCGCCGAGGATGAACGGGTCCGGCTGCCAGTTGTCTTCGGATACGACGGATACGTCCTGAGTTACACGGCTGAGCCTGTGGAGATCCCCCAACAAGAGGACGTGGACGAATGGCTGCCACCCAACAGGCCTATGCCAAGTATTCTTCCTGACGAGGTCGACTCAAATAGCTTCGGTATGAACATCAGGGAAAACGACCCCCAAATGCGTTGGAAGGTCCATCATGAGGCGATTTTGGATACCAAGGATATTATCACTGAGGTCAACGAGAGCTTTGGAAAAAAGTTCGGGCGAAATTACGGCAACGGGCTCATCGAGGAGTACAAGACGGATGGTGTGGAAGCCTTTATTGTTGCTATGGGATCCCTCGCGGGAACTGCTAGAGCAGCTGTGGATAGGCTCCAAAACGATGGTAATAGTGTCGGGCTTCTTAAGCTCAAATGCTTTGTGCCCTTCCCCACAGAGGAAATCCAGAAACTCGCTGCGAATGTTGGTGCTATAGGCATGATCGATAGAAATGTTTGCCTTGGCCATGGTGGGGCCGCATATACACAGATTAGGAACGCTATATATGATATTAAGGACAGGCCTTCCGTGCTTGAGTTCTTCGCAGGGATGGGGGGAAAGGAGGTCCGGGTGGATGATATCTACAATATCGGCTTGAAGACGCTAAATGCCGCAAAAGACGATAAGGTACATACCGCTGAGGTGTGGGTTTAAGAGGAATTAATTGAGGTTAATGCGTAATGAGTCAGAGAATCAACAGATTTCAGATACCCATGGAGGAGATCACCATCACCCCTGGCAGCGCGTGCTCGGGATGCGGTGCTTCCCTCGCTGCGAGGCTCGTGTTCAAGGCTATTGGCCCCAATGCTATCAGGCACAGGATTCCCAGCTGCCCCGATGCCGTCACCAGCCACCCTATGGCAAGCTCAGTGTTCGAGGGAGGTGGTGCAATGCTCACAGGTACGTGGAGGGCCCTAAAGGCTATAGGAAGGACAGACGTCCAAGTGGTGGGCCTCTTCGGAGACGGTGGAACTTATGACATTGGATTTCAGGGTATATCAGCAGCCGCCGAAAGGAACGAGAACGTCTGGGTCATTGTAAAGGACAATGAGGCTTATATGAACACGGGGAACCAGAGGAGCGGGTCGACTCCCATTTTCTCCTATACCTCGACTACTCCAGTAGGATCGGTGATAAAGGGGAAGCAGATGAGGAAGAAGAATATCGCAAAGATCTTTGCAGCCCATGGGATACCCTACCTTGCAACTGCCTCGGTGGCATACCCCGAGGACCTCATCTCTAAGATCAACTACGGGAAGACGGTGGAAGGCTTTAAGATGCTCATCATCCATGCCCCTTGTCCCGTAGGGTGGCGCTTCGACGAAGCCAAGACCATCGAAATAGCCCGCCTCGTGGTCCAGACCGGCATCTGGCCTCTCTTTGAGATCATTGACGGCGAGAGATTCAAGCTGAACTATAAACCTAGGGAGCTGAAGCCTGTAACTGAGTACTTGAAGCCACAGGCGAGGTTCAGGCACCTCACCGACGATAACATCTCCGTGATCCAGGAGGAGACCGCAAAGGAGTGGATGACTCTCCTTAAATCTGAAGAGCTCGGACGAGTTCTACTATAAGCAGGAGAAAAACTGTCTTTTTTTCTTTTCTTCCTAGTTCTGTTACTATTTCATGGAGAGTTAGGGTAGTCGTAGTAAGAAATGCCTTTAAAACCTTCAAACTGGATGTTAGGAAGATGGCTCAGAGAGGCAGAAAGACGGAGGCATACATCCTGATGGCCCTGGCTATCGTCATCAATGTCCTTATCGTCTACGGGTTCATCACCAGACCTGTGGTAGCATACCACCTCTCAACGCCCCTGGAGTATAACGGGACCATCGATCTGAGCTTGGAGGATCTCACCGTTGTCTTAAAAGCGAGGAATCTAGGAGGCACTCCTGCCCGTATATCTTATAGCGTGAGGCTCTACAACATGACTCTGACCCGCCCTTGGGCCCTCGAGGTTTCTCCATTTAACGACTTTACATTGATCAGAGTTCCCTTGGAATTCCCGCTTAAGGCCTCAGGAAGGGACGAGAGTGTCATCACCCTCAACAGGAAGGGAGACCCAGATTATCTGGTTCTCATCTTCTCCTTGGAGACCTATAGGAACCTTAATCCTGTCACCGGATTCTTTGACAGCTTCGAGGTACAGCAGCCCGAGCGTCCAACGGCACTATTGCTCAAGCGGCTCGAACCGGGCGTCTATAAGCGGGTCACCAAAAGATAGTTGAATTAACCCCTGGGTAACTCATTTTCAAGCTTTGACAAGGAAGATAGGTTTGAGAGGGTTATGGCTGAGGAATCATAGGAGAATTAGTGTTGTAGTGGGGCACTATGAGGGAGTCGCGTCCCCCTCTGCTTATAACGTGATTATCTGCCCTACATTCGCGCGCGGAAGTAGCCATCCAGAAGAAGTTACCAGAGCCCATCCGCATTTTACTGCATTTTGGATAGAAGATAGTCCACAACCAACGCGGTAATGTCCTTCTCCGTGACGGATTGGAGTCCCTGCCATCCTGGTGTGCTGTTAAGCTCAATGACATATGACTCGCCGTCGTCCTCTGACCGGAGGATATCAACGCCGGAGTACTCTAGGCCTACCGCTGCTGACGCCTCAACGCTGAGAATAACCAACTCCTCCTCGAGGTCATATGGCTCAGCTCGACCTCCCGCTGAGATATTGGTCTTCCAGTCGTTCGCCATCCGCTTCATGGATGCAACAACCTCCCCACCGATGACAAAGGCCCGTATATCCTCGTTACCATGGGGGATGTATTCCTGAATGTAGTAGACTCCATGGGTCAGCTCAAGGGCCCTGAATATTCTATAGGCGACGTCCTCATGGCTAACCCGACTTATCCCCAATCCAAGGCTTCCGAAAAGGGGCTTTACCACGACGTCTCCTCCCAACTCACTGAAGGCTTTCATCGCTTCGTCAAAACTCTCTGTCACAACTGTCCGGGGGGTCTTGATTCCGGTGTCTTCGAGTCGGGCAGAGGTGTAGTATTTGTCTACGGCGATCTCGATAGCATCAGCCGAGTTGAGGACGTAGACCCCTAAGTCTTCAAGGCGGTGGAGGGTGTCCATCCTGTAAAAGACCCGCTCAGCAGTTCCTCCGGGGACTTTGCGGACGATAATGGCGTCATAGTCATCAATGGAATAGCCTCGGACCGAGAGTCCTGGCTTCAGCCCAACCCCTGACCGGAAACGGGTGGCGGGGAGAATGTAGGCCTCAGCGCCCCTCGCTTTGAGCTCGGACATAAGTCTTTCAACGTGCCACTCTTTTGGATCTGACGCGACTATTCCTGTCTTCAAATCTTCAGCCCGGCTTATGTTTCAGTTATCAATATCTCCCCGTTTCCGCCTACCGCGTTATCCCCTCGATATCTCCTGAAAGAGGTATCTAGGTACTTCCCGGCTGACTTGATCCCAAATTGGTCTCGAAGCTGTCGTAGGTAGAGTTTCATAAAGTCAGGGCGGAAAGTGCCATCATAAACGTAAGTGGGTAAGAGGGAATCAACCCCTCCGAAGCAGGCAATAAATCCCCCGTTCCCTTTTGCCCCAGCCCCAACCCTCTTCGCGACCCTCCCAAAGACGAATATTTCACCCCCGTTCATATGGACTCCTAGGAAGGGGGCAGCATTCCCCTGAATCACGAGCATCCCCCGGCGCATGAAGGCCCCGGCTTCTAAGCCTACACCTCCACCCACGATGATTACCCCCCCTGTTATTCCCTTGGTGCCACCTCGGTAGGCCGCTCCGAGCTGGTGACCCGCATCTTTATGGATCTTCAGAAGCCCCCCCTTCATCTCGGCCCCGGCCCAGTTAGATGCAGAGCCCGTTACAATCAGCTTCCCTCCCTCCATCTTAGCCCCAACATGCATCCCGACGCTACCCTCTACGATTATGTGACCAGCCGTCATACCATAACCGATGTACTTGACGTTTTCACACTCCCCTTGGATTGAGATTAGTTGGTCGGACGATATCTCAGCTGTTTTTCCATTCACGTAGAAGTAGTCTTCGAGCATTTGAATAGTGTTACCAATGTAGACAGGGAGTGAGCGGACCTCCTTGATGGTTTTCCCAATCACTGAGTCGGGGGTGATAACCTCAGCTTCCATGGACAGATCAGTTAGATTTTTCGGCTTAAGTTTGAGTTCTTTTATCTACTCCACCCCCAGGGCCTCCCTCAGCCCTAACTTGAATTTCCCTAGCTTCCCCCCAAAGTTGACGGCGGTGATCCACTTCACACCACCCACTTCAGTTGCGGCCCTTATACCTGCCGCCATGGCCTTTATCACAGAGGGCTCGTCGAGGCCATTGAGGATTACCTCAATGACCGAGTTGCATCCAACGGGGACCTGGGAGTCTGGGAAGGTGTGCTTGATTGTGGGACAGAATGGGGTGTTGGTGGATGCCTTCAGGAAGGCATAGGTACTCCCTACCTTGCTCCCGCTCCTACAAAGCCCCCCGGGGAACGGGGCGATAACCCCTGGAACTTTCAAGATCGCCTCAACCGCCCTCTCCGAGGCCTCTAGAGTTACATCCTCGTTCTCCCCCATCACCAGAAAGTTGCCTCCGGCCACGGCTTTCACTGCCCCAAACTTGGCTTCTACTAGGAACTCTCCCGCCATCACCGGGATCCTCCAGAACCGCTGGCGCTTTCCCCATCCGTCCCCCATCCTCATCTTAACCTGATATCCGTCTCCGAAGAACCTGAGGCTCGTTCCCACGTCAAGCATGTCATCTGCCTCTTCCTCTGGGATCCCGTTAAAGATCGCAGTGGTGGGGCAGGTGAGCACACATTGCCCAATCCTGTTGAGCATCGACTTTGAAAGCCGTTTCTTGGAGAACCCAAAGATAATCACAGAGACCCCGGGACGTCCGTTGGGGGTCTCCTCAGAGGGGATCTCCCGCTCTATCCCGGCCTCGCAGTCGCACGCGATAACACTTGTCGCGAACCCTGTCATCTCCCTTGCAGCGATGTTCGCCCATTTCAGATTCTTCGCGGTGATAATAATCCTGGCGCCCCACATCCTAAAACCTTCAGCAAAGGTATCCTCGATATCTACGCCGTTTAGCGCGAAGCTCATCAGATCCACTTTCCATTAGACTTCAAAGGGACCCCTCTTGGGAGGTATGTATCCTCCACCGGATAGTTCCTGAATCCCACCGTGTAGTAATTTTCGAAATCTTCCTTGATCTCCTTCATCACTTCTGCCTTCAGTTTCTCCGGCACCCAAGAGTCCACCCAGAAGGTGGAGCCTAAGGGTGTGGCCGTGACTTCGCCGTCTTTTACCACGATCTCGCCTCCCTTGATGGTATATGCTGCCCGTGTTAGGGCCTTCTCAAGGTCCTTGTACATTGAGGGCCTCCAGGTCGTGGGATCCAGATGATAGACGGAGACGTCTCCATCGGAGTTAACTCCTAAGTGGCCCTTGTCATCGAGTCCAAGGGCTTTCGCGGGGGCGGCCCGAGTAACCGTGGCGATTTCGCCGAAGGAGTACTCCCTGTAAATGTTTGGGAGTGTGGTCCTACGGAGTACCGACTTGTTCATCTCCCTCATGATGTCGGTACGGGCCTGACGACTCATGAGCCAGGCGATCACAGTTGGGTAGAATGTGAAGGGCCCTCCGTTAGGGTGGTCTGTGGTCATGTAGACCCTCCACGGATCTTCAATGAGGAGAGCCAGCTCCAGCCCGATGCCCCATTGGATAGCATTGGTTGGATTGTCTTTCTCGAAGCTGTATGGGACGACTCCTGCGCCAGCCTCCATCTCCACATCACTGTTAACCCACTTATTTCCAGTGATGTTCCATAGCCTAAACTGCCAGGGACCGTCCCCTGTCATCGTCGTGGTGTCCGTGAATATAACCTGACCTAGGTCGATGGTTACGTGTTCATTGGCGTTGACGTATTTTGCCACCTTTTTGGCCCCAGATTTTACATTCATCCAGTTATCTCCATCCAGGGAGTTGAACTGACAGTGTACCACGTGGACCGTCGCCCTCCTCCCGTCAGCTGGCTTAATCCCCTTCACGGCCTCCATAGTTTTGATGGTGGTCTCACAGTTCCCCGGCACCCCTAGATTATTGCAGTGCAGATTGATGGTGTGGGGTAGCCCTAACTCTTCGTTCGCCTGGGCCAGCATCGTTATGATCCGTCTTGGTGAGACCTCATAATTGTAGACCAGGTCGTCTAGACCCCCGACGTTGCTGCCCCACTTCCAGTTTTCGACGCCTCCCGGGTTCACAAGCTTAATAGCGTACCCCTTCGTGGCCTTGAGGAGCCAGGAGACGAAAGCCTTGAGCTTTTCGATGTCCCCCTCTTTGACGTATTTTAGAGTGAAGTGGTTATTCCCAAACAGGGTGAATGCCCCATTATCGATTATTGGTGTGTCGTTGAGCTCTTCATGGACATGGCGGGCTCCCATAGGGGACATCGCAGGCTCCATCACTACTGTGTAACCCATCTGGGCGTACCTGTAACCGGTGATAAATGTGCTAGGACAGCTATATCCCACCCCAGCCCGAGTCACCGTGGTCCTAGGGACCACGTCCCTTCTGTGGTCCTCGGGGCGCATAAGACGCCCTATATTGATCTTGGAGCCCGCAATGTGGCTATGGATGTCCACGCCCCCCGCCATCACAATCTTCCCTTTAGCATCTATGACCTTGGCGTTTCTGTCTACTTTCTCCACGACCTTCCCGCCACTGATGAGCACGTCCATTGCATCTCCATCGACACCGTTCAGTGGATCGTAGACATATCCGCCCTTGATCCTTAGGTCTCCTATCTCAGGTATCCTCCTTGAGAGACTTTACCCTCTTTATTATCATCTCCAGCACCTCTCTGTCTGATTTTATACCGGTATGGGGCTCAACAACTTTCTTCAGACTCAGGCTAAATCCATCCATCCGATAAGCAGTGCCCGCGACCTCGATGCCGGCAGTGGCCACGGGAATTACTACCTTGCTTAACATAGTTGTAGGTGTGACTTTTTGGTCTAGGGTGATCGTGGGGATCTTAGCAAGGTGCTTTGCCGCATCGGAGGGGAATGTCGATACGGGGTCCGACGCAATAATGATCGCTGCATCGGGTTCTCCTCTCGCGAGCATGTCCACGGCAGTGTATTCCCCTGGGTTGTAGCGAGGATATCCCCTGGCAAAGTCGACGGCATAGGGGTAGCCTGTCTGCCAGGTGGTGACGGCATTGGCCCCGGCGACATTAAAGTGGCCTCGCATCGGCGTGAGAACGAACTTGGTGTGATGATTGAGCTCGGAGACGAGGCCCACAGCAGCATCAATATTCATGTGTCTCCCTTCACTCTGAGTAAGCCCGAGTCCGAAGAAGATCACGCCCATCTTAGCTTTTTTCATTCTCTTCACGAGAACTCTAATCACTTCTGCGGGGACCCCTGAGACATCTTCTGTGATCTTGCTGCCCCTCACAACAGCCCTAAGGGCTAAGAGGAGCTCAAAGTCACCTCCGTGGTCTACCTTGACAAACTGGTCGGCGATCCTGGATGTCTTAGTCTCCCGGACGTCCAACGAGACGATATAACGGCCCCTCCTTCCATCAGGAATATAGAGTCCCTTTGGTGTCACGGAGTAGCGCACAAAGTGCCGGATATGAGAATCACTTGGATTAGCCCCCCAGAACACGACGAGATCGGCCCTGTTCTTTACTTCTCCAAGGCTAGCTTTGGACTCTCCCACCTGCTGAAGCGCGAGGATTGTGGGTCCGTGGCAGACGGAGCTGGTGTTATCGAGAACTCCGCCCGTGATTTCCGCGAGCTCTACGCAGGAGGCAACAGCGCCGCACTCTGTAGAACTGAGACCATAGATGATTGGCCTCTTGGCGGAGGCGAGGGTCAACGCAGCCATTTCAATAGCGTTATCTAGGGAGGACTCCTTCCCCCCAACAGAGGAGATATTTATACGGTTCATATTGTGACTCATGAACTTGGCTCGGGAGACGGTACAAGCATTTTTGGTCTTCTTGATCTTATTCCCCTCTACCGTGACCTCAAGGTCGTCGCAGAGGCAGCCACAGAAAGTACAGACGACATCAGTGATGACCGCCATTAGGTCTCCTCCTTCAGGGTCGCGATGAGGTCAGTCAGAGACAAGACCCCCGTCACGGATGAACTAACCTCAGCCTCAACCCCCTTGAAGTCAGGAACCCCTGTTCCATAAGTCTCTGAGCCGAAGACCTGATTTGCCCAGAGGCTATACGGAAAAAAGGAGGACCCAGGCTCCAGTTTAGCGGAGACCCTTGCGGATACGACCACGGAGCCGTGGGCCGTCTCGATCTTGACGGGATCACCTTCCCCGATCCCGAGCATTCCAGCATCCGCAGTACCTAGCTCGATGTAAGTAACGCTCCTAAAGTACTCTTCAGATGTCTTCCCTATCTCGAGGCCTACACCTTGCTGGGAGGTCCTGCCGCTATTGAGGATGACTTTGATCTTCTCCATAGCTTCTACCTCGAATCAACCTAATTTCACAGGGAACAGACTTAACATTTATGAAAAAGATTACTAACTCTGAAAGCCATTTCTAGCGTGCTCATAGTAGACTTTAATTGTTTTTTCTAGTTGTCCTGGTTCAGTTTAGATGGGGGCGAAGATTGTGTCTTCGTGCCTTTCCTTCTTTATTGTAATAAGAATCCGTTCTCAGAATTTTATTTAGGTTTATGTATTAATCCTAAAAATGTAACAATCTGCTGGCGAAGAAATCCACGTTTATAATCAGCCATGATAATTTCCAACGTGGGTCCTCTTAGAAAAGTGGTATACACGTGCGCTCGGATTTCATGTGAATTTGCCTCATCCACTGGGATCGATCTTATTGAGTCTCTTTACCTCCTTCAGAGCCGCCAAGGCTACCTCGATCATGCTGGGCTCCGGTTCCTGGGTGGTGAGGCGCTGCATGGCGAGACCTGGGGTTATGACCAGCTGCATGACGGGGGAGTCTCGGTACTTATCGCTGACTTTCAGAACTTCATATGATATGGCCCCCAAGACGGGAATAAGGATTATCCTGTAGGCGATCCTCATCATGAAGCTAGACCGGGGGAGAACCGAGAAGACCAGAATGCTGATGATCATCACAATGAAGAGGAAGCTGGTCCCGCACCGGGGGTTGAGCCTCGAGAACTCAGCAACGGTCTCGGTGTCCATGTTGGCCCCTGCCTCATGGGCATTGATAGCTTTATGCTCCGCCCCATGGTATTGAAGCACCCTCCTAAACTCCCCCCACCGAGAGACGAAGAAGAGGTATAGCCCGAAGAGTGTGAGGCGTACTGCGGACTCGGTGATGTTGAGGAAGAACCCGGTTAAGCCGAGATAGTTGGCTAGGAGGAAGGGGGTCACCATGAAGAAGCCGATCATGCCGACCACAGCAACTAAAACTAGTACGTACTCCTTCCAGGTGAATTCTTCATCATCATCCAGGGCCACATTAGCTGAGTGGAATATTCCTTTGATCCCAAAGTACATGGTCTCGAAGAGGATAATGATTCCACGTATGAAGGGGAGCCCCAGTACCCGTCCCTGCTTTACCCTTGAGTTTATCTCCTGGTTGTAGGTAGAGATACCGCCATCGGGCTGTCTGACGCATATCACCACATGGTCGCCTGATCGCATCATTATTCCCTCAATGAGGGCTTGGCCGCCGAACGCAAGGGACTGCTCCTTCTTTCCAGTAGATTTAGCCATGAGGTGATTTATGATTCCTCAGCGGTAATTAAAAACTATCCCACTTTACACATTTGATGGACCATAGATTTGGATTCCAAGATAATGGAAGTAACTCCTAACCGATTGGATGTGGATGATAGAACTGTCTTTTTATCTAAAAACCCAGACAAAAGGGTCTGGCTAGCCACTGTTTTTTTTGGAGCCTATAGCTG of Candidatus Bathyarchaeota archaeon contains these proteins:
- a CDS encoding 2-oxoacid:acceptor oxidoreductase family protein, with the translated sequence MMLGIRIHGRGGQGAVTASRLLADASYRDGKFSQAIPMYGTERRGAPLVAFVRIDDIRVRERELVHEPDIVIVLDPLLSKEQSVASGIKKGGLLIVNSHLPPEKVPIAGDIRIASVDATKIALETLKRPITNTAILGAFSKVVGFPSMESIETSIHNQFPGRIGEMNIVAIRQSYSEASLPVQATHKEAELDAPEVGVPGYGVLKDVSSWRVFTPIIDLDQCTGCKACWLFCPETAIKWENLLPEIEYRKCKGCGICVEECNVKCISFERVLV
- the porA gene encoding pyruvate ferredoxin oxidoreductase, which encodes MSFEVMVGNKATATAVKLARVNVASAFPVTPQTTITEYLSDMIANGELDAELVNVEGELSSHVVVQAASRVGARTFVCTSGPGQLYMHHPMHQTSSDRLPVVMATVHRGNKSMQPDHTDLMSQLWTGWIQLYVEHNQEALDTCLMAYKIAEDERVRLPVVFGYDGYVLSYTAEPVEIPQQEDVDEWLPPNRPMPSILPDEVDSNSFGMNIRENDPQMRWKVHHEAILDTKDIITEVNESFGKKFGRNYGNGLIEEYKTDGVEAFIVAMGSLAGTARAAVDRLQNDGNSVGLLKLKCFVPFPTEEIQKLAANVGAIGMIDRNVCLGHGGAAYTQIRNAIYDIKDRPSVLEFFAGMGGKEVRVDDIYNIGLKTLNAAKDDKVHTAEVWV
- a CDS encoding thiamine pyrophosphate-dependent enzyme; its protein translation is MSQRINRFQIPMEEITITPGSACSGCGASLAARLVFKAIGPNAIRHRIPSCPDAVTSHPMASSVFEGGGAMLTGTWRALKAIGRTDVQVVGLFGDGGTYDIGFQGISAAAERNENVWVIVKDNEAYMNTGNQRSGSTPIFSYTSTTPVGSVIKGKQMRKKNIAKIFAAHGIPYLATASVAYPEDLISKINYGKTVEGFKMLIIHAPCPVGWRFDEAKTIEIARLVVQTGIWPLFEIIDGERFKLNYKPRELKPVTEYLKPQARFRHLTDDNISVIQEETAKEWMTLLKSEELGRVLL
- a CDS encoding RimK family alpha-L-glutamate ligase — encoded protein: MKTGIVASDPKEWHVERLMSELKARGAEAYILPATRFRSGVGLKPGLSVRGYSIDDYDAIIVRKVPGGTAERVFYRMDTLHRLEDLGVYVLNSADAIEIAVDKYYTSARLEDTGIKTPRTVVTESFDEAMKAFSELGGDVVVKPLFGSLGLGISRVSHEDVAYRIFRALELTHGVYYIQEYIPHGNEDIRAFVIGGEVVASMKRMANDWKTNISAGGRAEPYDLEEELVILSVEASAAVGLEYSGVDILRSEDDGESYVIELNSTPGWQGLQSVTEKDITALVVDYLLSKMQ
- a CDS encoding formylmethanofuran dehydrogenase subunit C: MKELKLKPKNLTDLSMEAEVITPDSVIGKTIKEVRSLPVYIGNTIQMLEDYFYVNGKTAEISSDQLISIQGECENVKYIGYGMTAGHIIVEGSVGMHVGAKMEGGKLIVTGSASNWAGAEMKGGLLKIHKDAGHQLGAAYRGGTKGITGGVIIVGGGVGLEAGAFMRRGMLVIQGNAAPFLGVHMNGGEIFVFGRVAKRVGAGAKGNGGFIACFGGVDSLLPTYVYDGTFRPDFMKLYLRQLRDQFGIKSAGKYLDTSFRRYRGDNAVGGNGEILITET
- the fhcD gene encoding formylmethanofuran--tetrahydromethanopterin N-formyltransferase — protein: MSFALNGVDIEDTFAEGFRMWGARIIITAKNLKWANIAAREMTGFATSVIACDCEAGIEREIPSEETPNGRPGVSVIIFGFSKKRLSKSMLNRIGQCVLTCPTTAIFNGIPEEEADDMLDVGTSLRFFGDGYQVKMRMGDGWGKRQRFWRIPVMAGEFLVEAKFGAVKAVAGGNFLVMGENEDVTLEASERAVEAILKVPGVIAPFPGGLCRSGSKVGSTYAFLKASTNTPFCPTIKHTFPDSQVPVGCNSVIEVILNGLDEPSVIKAMAAGIRAATEVGGVKWITAVNFGGKLGKFKLGLREALGVE
- a CDS encoding formylmethanofuran dehydrogenase subunit A, producing MGDLRIKGGYVYDPLNGVDGDAMDVLISGGKVVEKVDRNAKVIDAKGKIVMAGGVDIHSHIAGSKINIGRLMRPEDHRRDVVPRTTVTRAGVGYSCPSTFITGYRYAQMGYTVVMEPAMSPMGARHVHEELNDTPIIDNGAFTLFGNNHFTLKYVKEGDIEKLKAFVSWLLKATKGYAIKLVNPGGVENWKWGSNVGGLDDLVYNYEVSPRRIITMLAQANEELGLPHTINLHCNNLGVPGNCETTIKTMEAVKGIKPADGRRATVHVVHCQFNSLDGDNWMNVKSGAKKVAKYVNANEHVTIDLGQVIFTDTTTMTGDGPWQFRLWNITGNKWVNSDVEMEAGAGVVPYSFEKDNPTNAIQWGIGLELALLIEDPWRVYMTTDHPNGGPFTFYPTVIAWLMSRQARTDIMREMNKSVLRRTTLPNIYREYSFGEIATVTRAAPAKALGLDDKGHLGVNSDGDVSVYHLDPTTWRPSMYKDLEKALTRAAYTIKGGEIVVKDGEVTATPLGSTFWVDSWVPEKLKAEVMKEIKEDFENYYTVGFRNYPVEDTYLPRGVPLKSNGKWI
- a CDS encoding formylmethanofuran dehydrogenase subunit B translates to MAVITDVVCTFCGCLCDDLEVTVEGNKIKKTKNACTVSRAKFMSHNMNRINISSVGGKESSLDNAIEMAALTLASAKRPIIYGLSSTECGAVASCVELAEITGGVLDNTSSVCHGPTILALQQVGESKASLGEVKNRADLVVFWGANPSDSHIRHFVRYSVTPKGLYIPDGRRGRYIVSLDVRETKTSRIADQFVKVDHGGDFELLLALRAVVRGSKITEDVSGVPAEVIRVLVKRMKKAKMGVIFFGLGLTQSEGRHMNIDAAVGLVSELNHHTKFVLTPMRGHFNVAGANAVTTWQTGYPYAVDFARGYPRYNPGEYTAVDMLARGEPDAAIIIASDPVSTFPSDAAKHLAKIPTITLDQKVTPTTMLSKVVIPVATAGIEVAGTAYRMDGFSLSLKKVVEPHTGIKSDREVLEMIIKRVKSLKEDT
- a CDS encoding molybdopterin dinucleotide binding domain-containing protein, with protein sequence MEKIKVILNSGRTSQQGVGLEIGKTSEEYFRSVTYIELGTADAGMLGIGEGDPVKIETAHGSVVVSARVSAKLEPGSSFFPYSLWANQVFGSETYGTGVPDFKGVEAEVSSSVTGVLSLTDLIATLKEET
- a CDS encoding DUF1385 domain-containing protein — encoded protein: MAKSTGKKEQSLAFGGQALIEGIMMRSGDHVVICVRQPDGGISTYNQEINSRVKQGRVLGLPFIRGIIILFETMYFGIKGIFHSANVALDDDEEFTWKEYVLVLVAVVGMIGFFMVTPFLLANYLGLTGFFLNITESAVRLTLFGLYLFFVSRWGEFRRVLQYHGAEHKAINAHEAGANMDTETVAEFSRLNPRCGTSFLFIVMIISILVFSVLPRSSFMMRIAYRIILIPVLGAISYEVLKVSDKYRDSPVMQLVITPGLAMQRLTTQEPEPSMIEVALAALKEVKRLNKIDPSG